In the genome of Bacillus sp. S3, one region contains:
- a CDS encoding PH domain-containing protein — protein MFGKVAADILGLSDVGSVIKPENYDKVDADDYVMHEDNEKIYFLIKSKSDEYCFTNNSLIHLDGTSATSKKRMLHRYSYATNRISDVYLETAGTVDLDVEIKFKIGSQPFSIDVHKKHIEEIKDLYKALIKISEISHENEISLQFAKQSLDVASTTLGRITSPDSNLVVQFKMLNQAAFQWLEDSKKQYCVKDFGYVFEKYINN, from the coding sequence ATGTTTGGAAAAGTAGCTGCAGATATTTTAGGATTAAGTGATGTGGGTTCAGTTATTAAGCCGGAGAATTATGATAAGGTGGATGCAGATGATTATGTTATGCATGAAGACAATGAGAAAATATATTTCTTAATCAAATCAAAATCCGATGAATATTGTTTTACAAATAATTCCCTTATACATCTTGATGGTACTAGTGCAACAAGTAAAAAGCGCATGCTTCACCGCTATAGTTATGCTACCAATAGAATTTCAGATGTTTACCTAGAAACAGCTGGAACGGTTGATCTTGATGTAGAAATTAAATTTAAAATTGGCTCGCAGCCCTTCTCCATCGACGTTCATAAGAAACATATTGAAGAAATAAAAGATTTGTACAAAGCACTTATCAAAATTTCCGAAATTTCACATGAAAATGAAATCTCGCTCCAATTTGCCAAACAAAGCCTTGATGTAGCCTCAACAACTCTTGGCCGTATCACAAGTCCTGACAGCAACTTGGTTGTTCAATTCAAAATGCTTAATCAAGCTGCCTTTCAATGGCTGGAGGATAGCAAAAAACAATATTGTGTAAAAGATTTTGGTTATGTATTTGAAAAGTATATTAATAATTAG
- a CDS encoding YitT family protein: MQFLGLILGSLIIVTGFNLFLIPHQVLSSGLSGISMLFGMITPINTGVANFLLNLPLLIIGYKMLGKRFIMNTILSVIIISFGLYLVPVYEVAKDTILSSIFGGALTGIGVGIVFRCSGSTGGFDIIGMIVSRKRDFPIGTLLSGMNAVVILISGFIFNWDVALNTLVSIFVTGKVVDAIYTDHAKLTIMIITEKGQEMRRHLLTNLYRGLTIMDGVGGYSNDHRNVLFTIISRYELNEVKHLITEIDPAAFVNITETIEVMGLFHRPSPH; this comes from the coding sequence TTGCAGTTTCTTGGTTTAATACTCGGGTCCCTCATAATTGTGACAGGTTTTAATCTCTTTTTAATCCCTCATCAAGTGTTAAGCAGCGGATTAAGCGGTATTTCTATGTTATTTGGCATGATCACTCCAATTAATACGGGAGTAGCTAATTTTCTGTTAAATCTTCCATTATTAATTATCGGATATAAAATGCTTGGAAAAAGGTTTATCATGAATACGATATTATCTGTCATCATTATTTCATTTGGTCTATATTTGGTCCCTGTATATGAGGTTGCTAAAGACACCATATTATCATCGATTTTTGGAGGAGCCTTAACAGGTATTGGCGTGGGAATCGTGTTCCGCTGTTCCGGTTCGACTGGGGGATTTGATATTATCGGAATGATTGTGTCACGGAAAAGAGACTTTCCGATTGGCACCTTGCTTTCAGGAATGAATGCAGTAGTCATTCTCATTAGCGGCTTTATATTTAATTGGGATGTAGCACTTAATACTTTAGTATCCATTTTTGTAACAGGTAAAGTAGTGGATGCTATTTATACCGATCACGCAAAGTTAACAATCATGATAATTACTGAAAAAGGCCAAGAAATGCGAAGGCACTTGCTCACTAACTTGTACAGAGGATTGACTATAATGGATGGTGTTGGCGGCTATTCTAATGACCATCGAAATGTATTATTTACCATTATTTCAAGGTATGAGTTAAATGAGGTGAAACATCTAATAACTGAAATCGATCCTGCGGCTTTTGTCAATATAACTGAAACCATTGAAGTAATGGGACTATTTCACAGACCCAGCCCGCATTAA